In Phaseolus vulgaris cultivar G19833 chromosome 3, P. vulgaris v2.0, whole genome shotgun sequence, the sequence ACGGTGTCGTACGGTGGATGTGGCAGTAGCAGAACAGAGGCATTGGAAATTCACGTGCTCGAGCACGAAGCTTCGCAGAAGTTGGTGGAGGTTTCGGTGAAGTCGAATGTCATGAAAAGCTTGAAGAAAACGGCGTCGGATCTCGGAAGCGGGATTTTGAAAAGAGAGGCTGCGGAAACAGAAAGGCCACATCACTCGCGGTGCAACTCGGAGGAACTCGCTGATTGCTCTGACTCTGTTCTCTCCGGTTCCGTGAGGTCACGCGCGCCTCGTGTTCCGAACCCGCCACCGAGACCTtcgtcttcttctccttcatcACCGTCCAGCGGTTCCTCCAATAACGGCGAAACTGAACAAGTCATTCCGCCACCGCCACCACCTCCTCCACCACCGATGAAGGCAGCTCCTCCTCCACCAGTTAAGGCTGCGCCTCCTCCACCGCCGCCTCCACCAACGAAGCCTACATCTAAGGCAGCTCCTCCGCCACCGCCGCCGCCTCCTCCGGCGAAGGCGGGGAGGTTGACTACGGCCAAGGTGAGGAGAGTGCCGGAGGTGGTGGAGTTTTACCACTCGTTGATGCGGAGGGACTCACATTCGCGGCGGGACTCGGGGCCCGGCGGTGCTGCGGAGGTGCCGGCGACAGCGAATGCTCGCGACATGATCGGCGAGATCGAGAACCGGTCGACTCACTTGTTGGCTGTAAGTGCACGTGAATTTGGCGGTTTAATTACGGGTTTGCCACTGACCATTTATTGTGTCACTGTCTACTGACATGTGTAGTCGCTTTTATTGCTTTATTTTGAATTGGATTTCTTAGTAGACAAGACAGTAATCTGATTCGAATTTGGTTGGCCATAGTCGTAAATATGCTCTAAACTTTGGCATTTTGTTGAGTTCCTGGTCAAACAAGGAAGAAAGATTCTCCAATTACTGAAACCCTAGTCCCTAGTTGTCAATTAAGTCAAAGAATTTACTTCATTTCATTAGATCTTAGCGTTAACAaaggttttttcttttaatcaaaGTTCTGATACTGTCTGATCTCAGgttaataatattgtttgtttttACAGATAAAAACAGATGTAGAAACACAAGGAGACTTTATCAGATACTTGATCAAAGAGGTGGAGAGCGCAGCATTCACGGACATTGAAGATGTAGTGCCTTTTGTCAAATGGCTTGACGACGAACTCTCCTATTtggtatttttattatttaatgttgTGTTCCTTCTTCCATTTGCATGATGATACttgtaagaaaaatatattttatattgtttgtgATTTGTCtggttttgttttgttgtttcaGGTGGATGAAAGGGCAGTTCTGAAACACTTCAATTGGCCAGAGCAGAAGGCTGATGCTTTGCGTGAAGCTGCGTTTGGGTATTGCGATCTGAAGAAGTTAGTATCTGAGGCTTCGTCTTTCCGCGATGATCCTCGGCAGCTGTGTGGTCCAGCTCTTAAGAAGATGCAGACACTCTTAGAAAAGTGCGTGGATTTGTATTATTACTTTTTCAAGGTGAATTAAATGTTCATTTGAACACCCTCTAATGCCATTTTAACTGATTATTATGACAGATTAGAACATGGGATTTACAATATCTCAAGAATGAGAGAATCGGCAACAAAGAGATACAAAGTCTTCCAAATACCCGTGGATTGGATGCTTGACAGTGGTTATGTGAGCCA encodes:
- the LOC137806525 gene encoding protein INCREASED PETAL GROWTH ANISOTROPY 1, with the protein product MVAGKVRVAMGFQKSSPPATNTPTPHKKQPPPSPSSAKSSSHKSPFSRSFGAYFPRSSAQVQPRPPDVAELLRLVEELRESESRLKTELLEHKLLKESIAIVPVLESEISARETEIERSRRRAEEMEVENERLKKELQEVKVRAEEEKRESERKLKALEDEIVEMKKTVSYGGCGSSRTEALEIHVLEHEASQKLVEVSVKSNVMKSLKKTASDLGSGILKREAAETERPHHSRCNSEELADCSDSVLSGSVRSRAPRVPNPPPRPSSSSPSSPSSGSSNNGETEQVIPPPPPPPPPPMKAAPPPPVKAAPPPPPPPPTKPTSKAAPPPPPPPPPAKAGRLTTAKVRRVPEVVEFYHSLMRRDSHSRRDSGPGGAAEVPATANARDMIGEIENRSTHLLAIKTDVETQGDFIRYLIKEVESAAFTDIEDVVPFVKWLDDELSYLVDERAVLKHFNWPEQKADALREAAFGYCDLKKLVSEASSFRDDPRQLCGPALKKMQTLLEKLEHGIYNISRMRESATKRYKVFQIPVDWMLDSGYVSQIKLASVKLAMKYMKRVSAELETVGGGPEEEELIVQGVRFAFRVHQFAGGFDVDTMRAFQELRDKARSCHIQCHGHQQKFFCRSATC